The stretch of DNA CATCACGAACGCCTGCACGAAGACGTTGAACACGCGACCCATGTTTTCGCGATACCACGGTTGACGCACGCGGATGTCGGAGTCGGGCAGGGCGCGGCTGCCGATCACGATGTCGGCGCCGGCATCGAAGTGGGGCCGGAACTTTTCGATCTCCTCGATGGGCGTCGAGGAATCGGCGTCGAAGAACAGGACGATCTCGCCGCGCGCGAGTTCGATCCCGCGTCGCACCGCGTCGCCCTTGCCCCGGTTTTGCTCGTCATGCTCGACGCGCAGCAGCGGCCAGTCGATTCCCTTCGCTCGCGCCACCGACGACGTGTCGTCGCGGCTGCCGTCGTCGATGACCAAGACCTCGATCGCGTCGTTCGATCGCGCGGCGTAGGCGCGGATCGCGTCGAGCGTCGCGGGTAGGCGCTCGGCCTCGTTGTAGGCCGGGATCACGACCGAAAGGCGAATGGGCTGGTCTGATTCCGAGGTCAAGCCGTCTTCTGTCCACATCCCGGGCAAAACTTCGCGCCGGCGGGAATCGCCGCTCCGCACTGCGTGCAAAATGCGGACTTCGGAATTTTCGCGCCGCACTGCGCGCAGAAATTCGCGCCCGCGGGGCTGGGCGCCTGGCACGCGGGGCACGCGACCGTCGGCCCGGAAGCCGGCGCTGCCTGCGCGGGTGCAGCCACCGGCGGATTTATCGCGCCGCTCAATGACTTCGCCATCTCGACGCCCAGCGCGAGCGCGACGCCCGCGCCCGCCAGTCCGCCGCCTCCCGGGTTCGACGCGGCGGCGCCGAGAGCTTCGGCGGCCTTGTACTGCGTGTAGCGGTTCATGTCGCCCAGCGCCGCCATGCCCGCGCGCTCGTCGATCTTCTTCTGAACTTCCTCGGGCGGCGTGACCGCGTTGATGTAGAAGTCCACCAGTTCCAGGCCGAGCTTCTCGAAATCGACCTTCGTGCGCACCTTCGCGGCGGCCGAGATTTCGTCATAGAGCGAGGCGAGGTCGAAGATCGACTTCATGTTCTCGCCGAGCACGTCGGCGAGCCGGGCGATGATCGCGTCCTTCAGAAACTCGACGATGTCCGCGGTGGTGAATCGCGAGCGCTGCGCGACGACGGTGTTCACGAACAGGCCGGGGTCGGCGACGCGCAGGCTCGACGAGCCGAACGCCCGCACGCGCACGAGCCCGAGTTCGGCGTCGCGCATGGGCACCGGCGAACGCGTGCCCCATTTCACGTCGGTGACGAGCCGGGTGGAAATGAAAACGACCTCGGTGTGAAACGGCGTCGCGCCCCCGAACACCTTGCCCAGGAGCCGCCCGACGAGGGGAAGGTTCAGCGTCGACAGGGTGTGTCGGCCGGGCCCGAAGAGGTCGAGCGCCTGGCCGTCGCGCATGAATACCGCGGCCTGCGCCTCGCGCACCACGAGCTGCGCGCCGAGGCGGATGCCGGTCGCTTGCGGGGGAACGAAGCGGAAGACCAGATCGTCCGCGGACTGCGTCGCCCATTCGATGAGGTCGAGAATTGCCATGGTGTCGATCCAGCTTCGTCGTCAGGTCAGGGTGGTCCAGAGCCGTTTGCGAGCGGCGACGAGCCGGTCGAGCACGGCGACGTTGTCGCGCAGGGCGGCCACGCGCGCCGCGGCGTCCTGCTCGCCCGAGTCGGGCGGCGCGGTCGCCTTTTCGATCTGCTCCAACAACTCGCGGTCGTGCGCGATGATCGCCTCGAGTTTTTCGCGCGTCACGCCGCTCGTGGCGACATGACCGCCCATTCCCGCGGTCGCGGCGCGCAACGAGCCCGCCAACGCATCGAGCTTGCCGCCCAGCGCGTCGAGGTCGTCGAGCCACGAGAGTCCGCCGAAATTGAGCAGATCCGCCTTCACGCCGTCGATGTGGCGACGCAGTTCGACGATCCGATCAGCCGCCGCCTCGCGAATCAGGCGGTCCTGATCGCGAAGCCCCTGCCGACCGCGATATTCGGCGAGCCCGGGGATCTTCGCCGCGAGCCACTCGAATTTGTCCCGCACGGCCTGCGAGACGTCTTCATCCCAGTCAGGTGTCATTGCACAGCCTGCTTGTCATCACGCCACCCGCTCCATCGATTCCGAATATTCAAATCGCCACGTCGCATAACACGAATCGCCGCGCCGCTCAAACACGACAGGTTCTGCCACCTAACGGGCGGCGTCCTCGGGGCCGACATGCAACTCGAAGCGCGAAGGCGCGTCGCCCAGCGCCGGCCAGACGAAGTCGATGGCGAGGTGAACGCGCGCGGGGGATGCCGATCCGCCCTCCGCGACGTGAACCGAAACCGTGCGAATGCCGCCGACGACCTCGGCGGGCAAATGCATCGTCGGCGCGTTCATCATGCTCGGTTTCGCGCCTTCGCCGGCGGACGCGTCGGCTCCATCGCCCGACCACGACGCGTCGGGACCATCGGCGGTTTTCGTCAGAATGACGTCGCGGACCTTCCCGTCCGGCGTCGCGAGACGCACGGCGAAATCCGTCGCGCGGCGGGAGCGGCGTTCGAGCGCCCAGACGTAAAGGGCGTGGCCGTCGGCGGCGAGCTCGGCCGCGCGCGCGTCGTCGACGCTTCCATTCGGAGACGTCGTCCCCACCGGTGACGATACGCCGGGGGTTGCGGCGAAGGGCCGCGCATCGCCGTCGCCGCGGTACGCCTTCGCGCCGCGCGCGAGCACGCGAATGCCTCCGGCGGGTTGGACGGCGTAACGCGTCGCGCTCACGAGCCGATAAACGTCGCGTCGCCCCGCGATCGACGCTTCGGCGCGGATCTCGACGTCGCACGTGAAGGCATCGCCGGTCGGTTGGGCGAGATGCGACGTCGGTTGTTCGGTGCGCGCGCAGGCGCACAGCCCGGCGAGGAGGACGACGACGAAACACCAACGGCGAATCCAACGCATGACCGGTCGTTTAGCGCATTTCGCATTCGCGTGCGAGAGCCCGCGCACCGACTCGCTCGACAAGTCGAAGCGCCGCGGGTATGAAACTTCTTTCCCGACGCGCGGAGATCGCTTTGAGCCCGGCCGACGACTTCGAGCCCGTGCATGCCACCGCCCCCGCGGCGTTTGCCGCGCGCGTGCGCGAATTCGGCGATCGCGTGGCGCTGCGGCGCAAGGAATTCGGCCTGTGGCGGGAATTCACCTGGCGCGACTACGACCGCCAGGTGCGCGCGTGCTTCCACGGTCTCGCCGCGCTGGGCGCGCGCGAACGCGAGTGCGTGGCGCTGATTGCCGAAAACCGGCCCGAATGGCTGTTCATCGACCTAGCCGTGCTGCACCTTCGCGGCATCACCGCGGCGATCTACGTGACGAGCGCCGCGGATCAGGTCGAGTACATCGTCGATCACTGCGAAGCGCGATTCTTCTTCGTCGAAAACGAGGAACAGCTCGACAAGTGGTATGAGTTCCGCGCCCGCGCGCCGCGCGTCGAAAAGGTCATTGTGCTCGACCGCGAAGGGCTGCGGCACGTCACCGACTCGCAGGTGATGTTCTTTGACGACTTCCTCGAACTCGGCCGCGCGCACGAGGCGCAACATCCCGAGCTGTTCGGCCGTGCGTCGGAGAGTGTGGAGCCCGGCGACACGGCGATCATCGTCTACACGTCCGGCACGACCGGGCCGCCCAAGGGCGCGATGCTCACGCACCACAATCTCATGTGGACGTGCGCGTCGCTCGGTCGCGCGAACCCCATCCATGCGGGCGACGAGGTGCTCTCGTTCCTGCCGCTGTGCCACATCGCCGAACGCGTGATGAGCACATTCAATCAGCTTTCGTTCGGGTACACGGTGAACTTTGCCGAGCGGCTCGACACGGTGCCGCAGAACCTGCGCGAGATCTCGCCGACGGTGTTTTTCGCGGTGCCCCGCATCTGGGAAAAGTTCCACTCGCGGGTGAAGATCGGCATGCGCGAGGCCGCGTGGTTCAATCGCATCGCCTACGGGATCGCCCTGCGCGCGGGACGGCGGCACGCCGAAGCCGTCCTGAAAAACGGTGGCGCATCGGTGGGCGTTCGGCTTGCTTTCGCCCTCGCGCACGTCGCCGTGTTTCATCCGCTCAAAAAACGCCTCGGCCTCGAACGCGTGCGTTTCGCGCTGTCGGGCGCGGCGCCGATCTCGCCGGAGGTACTCGCGTTTTTCCACGCGATGGGGCTTTGGGTGCGAGAGGTGTACGGCCAGACGGAGGGTTCGGGCCCGGCGACGATCCACTATGCGGACCGCATCAAGCCCGGCACGGTGGGACGGCCGATTCCCGGCTGCGACGTGAAGATCGCACCCGACGGCGAGATTTTGGTTCGGGGCGGCAACGTCTTCGCGGGCTACTACAAGAATCCGCAGGCGACGCGCGACGCGTTGGCGGACGGCTGGCTCGCGAGCGGCGACGTGGGCGAATTCGACGACGAGGGATTCCTGCGCATCACCGACCGCAAGAAAGACATCATCATCAACAGCGCCGGCAAGAACATCGCGCCGCAGAACATCGAGAACCGGCTGAAGGCGAGCCCGTACATTCAGGATGCCGTGGCGATCGGTGACCGCCGACCCTACGTCACCGCGCTCGTCCTCATCGACGAGGAGCACGTCGTGAAATTCGCGCAGGACGAGCGCATTCCGTTTACGACCTACGCCAGCCTCGCGCGGCACGAGCGAATCCGCGACCTGATTCAGACGGAGGTCGACGAGGTGAATCGCCATCTGGCGCGCGTCGAGCAGATCAAGACCTTCGCGATCCTCGACAAACGGCTCGATCAGGAGGACGGCGAACTGACGCCGACCATGAAAGTGAAACGCAAGAAGATCAACGAGATTTACCGCGACGTGATCGAGGCGCTCTACCGATGACGGCCCAGCGAAAGAAGATCGAGGTCACGGACGAGACGGGCGATTTCGAGACGACGAAGTCGAAAGGGCGCGTGCGCCTGCTCGTCGAAGCGCTCGTCGTGTGCGCCATCATCGCCGTCGTGTACTTCAGTGACCGCGACGTCTCCGGTCCGCCTCGGCAGTCGGGCTTGCCGGTCGCGGGCTCGCCGGTTGCGGCCACGCCGATTCCGCTGAATGGTCAAGCCGAGCCGGTGGTCGGCACCGGCGGCGAAGACCCGATGATCGCGATCCCCGGCGGGGCGTTTCGCATGGGGTGCGTGGAGGGCGACGCGCAGTGCGACGCGCACGAGCGGCCGGCCCACGATGTGAGTCTCCCGGCGTTCGAACTGGATCTGCACGAAGTCTCGGTCGCGGCGTATCGGGAGTGCGTTCGCGCCGGAGTGTGCGCGATTCCGAGCATCAACGCCGAGAAAGAAGCGGAGCGGTACTACAACTGGGGCAAGGACGACCGCGACGCGCATCCGGTCAACGGCGTGAGCTGGTACGAAGCCGAGAGCTATTGCCGTTGGAAGGGCAAACGCCTGCCGACCGAGGCTGAGTTCGAGTACGCATTGCGAGCGGGCCGGGCGACCAAGTGGCCCTGGGGCGAAACCGACGACGCACCGCCAGAGGGCTTCGGCAACTACGCCGACACGTCGGCCAAACAGGTCTTTACCTCGTGGGAAATCTACGAGACCTACACCGACGGCCACGTCGGCACCGCGCCGGTCTGTTCGTTCGTGAGAAACGCCTTCGGTCTGTGCGACGTGAGCGGCAACATCTACGAGTGGACGGCGGACTGGTACGACGCCGACGCGTATTCGAAGTCGACGATGGAGGATCCACGCGGCGCGCTCTCGGGCGGCGAGCGCGTGATTCGCGGCGGCTCATGGGACGCGTTCCGCACCGGCCAGCGCTCGTCGTACCGGTTCCGCACGACCCCCGTGGCGCGCAGCAATTCCTATGGATTCCGCTGCGCGCGTTCCGCGTCGTGAAGAGGACTCACGCGTAGCGCGAAAAATTGGCCGCGATGTGGCGCGCCGCACGATGCGCGAACGCGAAGATGGTGATCTGCGGATTGACGCCCAGCGGAGAGGGCATCACCGATCCGTCGATGACGAAGAGTCCCTCGGCGTCATGCACCTTGCCCCAGGAATCGACGACGCTTCTTGACGGATCTCCACCCATTCGGCAGGTGCCCAGGGGGTGGAACGCCATCATCTCGAAGTCGGACGCGCGCGGTTTGCGGCGCGCGATTTCGTCGATCTGATTCAGGCCGATCTCCTTCATCGGTCCGATCTTCGGATACAGGCGCTTCGCGCCCGCCGCCGCGTAGATGCGGCACAGGATGACTGCGGCGCGCAGCATGCGCTCGGCGTCGAGCCGGTTCATCTGGTAGAGCATAATCGGGCGCTTGCGCGCGTAGATGACGCGCCCGCGCGACGTGTCGCTGATCATCGCGCCGTACATCGACATGCGTGAGTAGTTCATCATGAAATTTTTGAGCGCCGGTCCCGTTTCCGGAAACGTGACCGCGCCGACCGAGGGCGGCACGAAGATGCCCTCGAACATGATGCCGTCCTTGGCGAAGTCGTCGATATAGCTGCCCTGCGGCACGCCGACCCAGCCGCGCACCTCTTCGTCCATCAGCGCCGCCACGCGCGCCGCGGGGTGGATCGTGAGGTTTCTGCCCACCTCGCCCGACGACAGCCCCACGCGGTTTTTCAGCAGGAACGCCGGCGACGAAATCGTCCCCGCCGCGAGCACCACGAGTTTCGCGCGAACGCGGAACCGCCGACTCGTGGGCTGCCCGAGCGCGTCGCACAGCCGCCCCTCGACGCCCTCGGCGCGACGACCGCGCAGGAGCAGCCGTTCGATCCGCGTCCGCGTATAGACGCGCCCTCCGCGTCCGACGAAATGGGGGATGTACGCGGCGTCGGGCGATTGTTTGCCCCCGTCCACGCACCCAAAGGTGCAGGTGCCGCAGCCCTTGCAATCGCGGCCGTTGTGACGCAGCGGGCGGAAGTTGAGCCCGAGCGCCTTCGCGCCGCGCTCCACGATGAACGCATTTTGGCCGAGGATCTCGCGGGGCAGTTCGTGCACCGACAGGCGACGCTCGACCTCGTCGAAGACCGGCGCCATCTCTTCGGGGCTCATCGCCTCGACGCCGTGCAAGAGCGCCCAGTTGCGTAAAACATGATCGGGCGTGCGAAAGCACGTGCCCGAGTTGATATGCGCCGTGCCGCCCACGACCCTGCCGAGGGGGATGATGATCGGGGGATGGCCGAGCGCGATCGTGCCCCCGGAGTCTCGGTAGAGCTTTCGGGACATGTCGGGGAAGCTGCCGTTGTAGTCCGACTCGTCGAACCAACCCCCTTCTTCGCAGACGATCACGTCGAGCCCAGCCGCGCCGAGCAGATCGGCGGTCGCCGCGCCGCCCGGACCCGAGCCGATGACGACCACGTCGGCGCGCTCGTCCACGTCCGTCGCGATGCGATCGCCGTGGAACAGCCGTTCGCGCACCTCGCGCTTGGAGAGCGTCATAAAGGCTTCCGATCGAGCGTGGCGGGGTCGAACACGCACGGGGCCTCGATTCCGAGTGCGCGTTCCACGACGGGTTCCGAGTAGTACTGCAAGTAGATTACGAGCTTGAGCATCTGCGCGATCTGGCGAAACGCCGACAGTGCGCTTTTTTCGCAGCGATCCAGCACGCGCAGACGCCGCTCGACGGAAAGGCGCGAAAACCGCGAAAATTCGCCGATGAGCACGGGCAACCACTCGAAGAACCACGCGAGGGCGACAAAGCCCCGACGCACGTCGGGAGCCTGCGTGCGGAGGTGTTCGATCGCGCGGTCCACGGATCGCGCCTCGACGTGTCCGATGGGCACCGCGCCGCCGTCGCCGATGATCGCCTCGGCCAGCGCATTCAGAACTCGCCTCAAGGACGTCGCTCCCGTCGGTGGAAAGTGTCGGAATCCGGCCGAGGGCGACCGGGCCGCATTTCAACTCAACTCAGCTGAAAATGGAGAAGAAACGTAACCCACGGACAGCCCCGAACGCAAGGGGCTCGCTCCGATTCGCGGTCGTTCGCGCCACCGGGGCCGGCGAGGGGCCGTTTCCCCGAAAGTCGGAAATCGACTCCACACGGCCGCGAACGTAACTCAATGAAATAGCGTGTCTTTTTAGACGGGAACCGGGGTGCGTGGCCCGGTGTCAAACCCCGTTTCCCACCGTGACGTTTGCTTGACATCCCCCCTCAAATCCCTTAAAGACCTGCGGTAATTCTCGCTCGACTGCGTCCATCTGCCAACGTAGAGCCGAAACGACAGCCGAGTGGACCTTTGGTGACCGAGCCTCGTGACCACCCCGAGAAAGGACTCCGAGATGAAATTACGGGTCGTCTTTCTGACCTGTTTGGCCTTTTCCACGGCTTTCATCTTCGCGTCCCTGGCGATTCCCGCCTTTGCCCAGGACGAGGGCAAGGACGACGGTGACGACAAGGACGAGGAAGAAGAAGACGAGTGGGGGGAGGCCCGGATCGACCATGCGCTGAACGCGGGGTGGGAGTACCCGTCCGATTACGTGCAGCGCCCGCTGGTCTTCCCGAAGCACGTCTCCGAACTCGGGATGAGCTTCGACTACAAGAATGCCCGTCATTACTACGATGAGGACGGGACGCTGGTCGAGGGCAGCTTCAAGTCGAAGAAGCAGGTCCTCAACCTGAACGCGGGGATCGGCTTCACGGATCGCTGGTCGGTGCGCGTCAATTTCCCGCTCGTGTGGAAGAAGACCAAAATCACCAGCCAGGAGAACCAGAACTACCGCCGGGGCCGCGACAACACCTACGGCTTCCTCGCCGAGGAGGCCACGGTGGACTACCTGGACAACCACGAGCTGTGGAAGCTTTGGGAAGCCGACCTGCCCACGCTGGGCGACGTCGAAGTCTGGATGGGGTATTCTCCCTTCCGTCCCAAGACACTGGAAAAGGACCAGAAGACCTCCACGAGCTGGATCTTCGA from Deltaproteobacteria bacterium encodes:
- a CDS encoding glycosyltransferase family 2 protein, with the translated sequence MWTEDGLTSESDQPIRLSVVIPAYNEAERLPATLDAIRAYAARSNDAIEVLVIDDGSRDDTSSVARAKGIDWPLLRVEHDEQNRGKGDAVRRGIELARGEIVLFFDADSSTPIEEIEKFRPHFDAGADIVIGSRALPDSDIRVRQPWYRENMGRVFNVFVQAFVMRGVIDTQCGFKAFRREAARRICALQRLAGFAFDVELLFIARKLGYQIREVPIVWQNSAKSRVNPLWDSSRMFLDLLRIRWNDSRGRYRALGERN
- a CDS encoding SPFH domain-containing protein, with amino-acid sequence MAILDLIEWATQSADDLVFRFVPPQATGIRLGAQLVVREAQAAVFMRDGQALDLFGPGRHTLSTLNLPLVGRLLGKVFGGATPFHTEVVFISTRLVTDVKWGTRSPVPMRDAELGLVRVRAFGSSSLRVADPGLFVNTVVAQRSRFTTADIVEFLKDAIIARLADVLGENMKSIFDLASLYDEISAAAKVRTKVDFEKLGLELVDFYINAVTPPEEVQKKIDERAGMAALGDMNRYTQYKAAEALGAAASNPGGGGLAGAGVALALGVEMAKSLSGAINPPVAAPAQAAPASGPTVACPACQAPSPAGANFCAQCGAKIPKSAFCTQCGAAIPAGAKFCPGCGQKTA
- a CDS encoding AMP-binding protein, with the translated sequence MKLLSRRAEIALSPADDFEPVHATAPAAFAARVREFGDRVALRRKEFGLWREFTWRDYDRQVRACFHGLAALGARERECVALIAENRPEWLFIDLAVLHLRGITAAIYVTSAADQVEYIVDHCEARFFFVENEEQLDKWYEFRARAPRVEKVIVLDREGLRHVTDSQVMFFDDFLELGRAHEAQHPELFGRASESVEPGDTAIIVYTSGTTGPPKGAMLTHHNLMWTCASLGRANPIHAGDEVLSFLPLCHIAERVMSTFNQLSFGYTVNFAERLDTVPQNLREISPTVFFAVPRIWEKFHSRVKIGMREAAWFNRIAYGIALRAGRRHAEAVLKNGGASVGVRLAFALAHVAVFHPLKKRLGLERVRFALSGAAPISPEVLAFFHAMGLWVREVYGQTEGSGPATIHYADRIKPGTVGRPIPGCDVKIAPDGEILVRGGNVFAGYYKNPQATRDALADGWLASGDVGEFDDEGFLRITDRKKDIIINSAGKNIAPQNIENRLKASPYIQDAVAIGDRRPYVTALVLIDEEHVVKFAQDERIPFTTYASLARHERIRDLIQTEVDEVNRHLARVEQIKTFAILDKRLDQEDGELTPTMKVKRKKINEIYRDVIEALYR
- a CDS encoding SUMF1/EgtB/PvdO family nonheme iron enzyme, producing MTAQRKKIEVTDETGDFETTKSKGRVRLLVEALVVCAIIAVVYFSDRDVSGPPRQSGLPVAGSPVAATPIPLNGQAEPVVGTGGEDPMIAIPGGAFRMGCVEGDAQCDAHERPAHDVSLPAFELDLHEVSVAAYRECVRAGVCAIPSINAEKEAERYYNWGKDDRDAHPVNGVSWYEAESYCRWKGKRLPTEAEFEYALRAGRATKWPWGETDDAPPEGFGNYADTSAKQVFTSWEIYETYTDGHVGTAPVCSFVRNAFGLCDVSGNIYEWTADWYDADAYSKSTMEDPRGALSGGERVIRGGSWDAFRTGQRSSYRFRTTPVARSNSYGFRCARSAS
- a CDS encoding GMC family oxidoreductase, which codes for MTLSKREVRERLFHGDRIATDVDERADVVVIGSGPGGAATADLLGAAGLDVIVCEEGGWFDESDYNGSFPDMSRKLYRDSGGTIALGHPPIIIPLGRVVGGTAHINSGTCFRTPDHVLRNWALLHGVEAMSPEEMAPVFDEVERRLSVHELPREILGQNAFIVERGAKALGLNFRPLRHNGRDCKGCGTCTFGCVDGGKQSPDAAYIPHFVGRGGRVYTRTRIERLLLRGRRAEGVEGRLCDALGQPTSRRFRVRAKLVVLAAGTISSPAFLLKNRVGLSSGEVGRNLTIHPAARVAALMDEEVRGWVGVPQGSYIDDFAKDGIMFEGIFVPPSVGAVTFPETGPALKNFMMNYSRMSMYGAMISDTSRGRVIYARKRPIMLYQMNRLDAERMLRAAVILCRIYAAAGAKRLYPKIGPMKEIGLNQIDEIARRKPRASDFEMMAFHPLGTCRMGGDPSRSVVDSWGKVHDAEGLFVIDGSVMPSPLGVNPQITIFAFAHRAARHIAANFSRYA